The following is a genomic window from Bacteroidia bacterium.
CGGTTACTAAGCAAACCGTTTACCCGGTAGTTTCCATAGGTATTTGCCTGGGAGCCATATCCCCCCTGCAGCCCGATATTGCTTCTGAATCCTTCAGGCGCCTTCGCAATTTTGAGATTAACGGTTCCCCCCACCGCATCTGCATCCATATCGGGTGTCAAAGCTTTGGTAACTTCAATACCGCTAAGGATGTTGGGAGCAATCATGTTCAAATCCACACTTCGGTCATCCCGGTCTGTTGACTGCATGCGCACCCCATTGACCATCGTCACATTATATTGTGGCGAGATACCCCGGACAGACACCTTCTGGCCCTCCCCTCCATTTCTGATCAGGGAGATACCGGGAAGCCTTGATACGGATTCTGCGGCATTTACATCCGGAACATCTCTTATCCGGTCTGCGGATACAACATTTTTGATGGTATTAGAGGCCAACTGCTCGTTGATAGCATTTAGCTGACCGGAAGCCTGGGCAGAGATTTCTACTTCTTTACCCTGAACACCGACGTAATCTAATTCAACATTGACTTCCAGCGTTTTTCCCGCAGCTACGGAGACGGGTATTTTTTGCTCTACATAACCAATGTATTTGATCACCAACTGATAATCTCCTACAGGAATCTGCCTAAGAATGAATTCCCCATCATCATTAGTAGAGGCGCCATGACTGGTTCCTTCCAATCGAACACCCGCAAACGGAATCTTTTCACCGGATGCTTTTTCAACTACTGATCCCGAAATATTACCGGACCCTTGTGCATAAATGGAGTGTATTCCCATAAAAAATACTCCAAGCACCAAACAGAAAAGAGAAGTGGCTGATTTAGACATTGACTTAGTATTTGAGTGATCTATATTTTTGCCCCAGCACGTATTTAAGAAAGCGTTAATCAGGTATTACGTTTTCTAAAAGTAGATTTTCTGACCTTAGAAAAAAGTTAAAACTCATGAGCAATCGTTTGCTTAGAACAAATTCTGCCCATAACCCGTTTCAAATCGGGAATATTTGATGGTTTACAATTGGGAATTAATGAGCGGTTCACGTTTTTCTGCATAGCCGGAAATATTTTCAATAAATTCCTCATAGCCGCGCGGTATTACTGAAAGTTCGGAAAAAAAAATTGCACCCACAACAACAGGAGTGCCTTTTTGGATATTACCCTATCCTACCCCACAGCCTCCGCAGCTTCTTTCCCTGTCACAAATGCGCCTTCCATAAATCCTTGCCACTCAGCGATATGCTCACCAGCGAAATGGATATGCCGGAAAGGTTTGTGCAGTACAGGCAACAGGGTAAACCACTGGTTGGTATCGTAAATCGCATAAGCACCCTGAGTGAGCGGGTCATTGCCCCAGTAATATCCGGCAACTTTCAGAATATAATCATCCACTTTTCCGAAGGGAATATCCAGGGCTTCGGCGACCATTTTTTTGCGCTGTTGGGGGCTCATTTTGGACATGAGATAAGCTTTATCACCGGTGGCGTAAGCTGTAAGAACACCTTCTTTTCCGGGTTGGAGTTTGGTTGAATGGAAAAAGTAATGGGCAGGTGTGTCGGTGATCAGGTCAAATGCCTCTTCTTTCCAGAACCTTTCGGAAAACAGCACGCTGAATTTCATAATCCGGCAGTACTGAAGTGCAGAAATGGCTTCCTGTTTGGCTTCCGGAAAAGCGGGCTCCCACTGGATCTGAGAAATGGCAAAAGTCGGAAGCGTACAGATTACTTTGTCTGCGGTGAAGGTTTTTCCGTTTTCGCAGGTAACGGTTACCCTTCCCGACGATTGGCTTACACGGGTAACTTTATGGCTGGTGTGAATATTTTCCCGGCCGGTTTTGTCTGCAAGTTTTTCGATGATCTTCGAATTTCCCCCTTTGACGATATAGTCCATTTCATTTTTGGGGCTGGAATAGGCGTATTCAGAAAGCGCGGAAAAAGCCGAAACATTGCGGATAGTCTCCCCAAAATCAGTGCTGTCGAGCAATTCACGGATTTCGAGGTCGCGCTCAGAAAGACCGAGCGTTTTGAGATAACGCCACCAGTCTGTCGTATCGAGCGATTTTTCTTCCTTCGCAGAAGCCGAGGTGAAGGCCTTGAGTTGTTCTTCCAGTTTTTTGTGGCCGGCCTCCCATGACCAGTCATTGGCTTTACTGTAAGAGCCATTGAGAAGGAGCGCCGTATCAAAGCGGTGATCGAGAATTTCGAGACCAAAAGATTCGCAGAGACTCAGCAATTCGGTATGCGATTCGCCAATCCATTCAGCGCCAAGCTCAACCGTGAGGCCATTTTCAGGGGAAATAGTATGACTGTTGACCCTGCCCCCGATGCGGTTACGAGCTTCGAGGACGGTGTATTTTGCACCCATTTCCTGAAGCCGCAGGGCTGCACCGAGGCCGGCCAATCCGGCTCCAAGGATAATGACCTCTGGTTGGCGCTGAATGTAAGGAGCCGCCGAAATCGCCGGTAAGCCGGCAGCCAGAATTGATCCTGTCTTGATGAAGTCTCTGCGTCTCATGATCTTAAGCGTTGAGGGTGTATTCTACCGAAATCTCCGTATTGAGGAGTTTGGAAATAGGGCAGTTCAATTCTGCGTCTTTTACCAGTTCGGCAAACTTTTCTTCAGAAATCCCGGGTACTTTAGCAGAAAGCGTAAGCTGAGAACTTGTCACCGCTCCGTTTTCGAGGGTAATAATACAGCGGGTTTCCAACTGGTCGGGGATAAACCCGGCTCCGCTGAGGTTGAAGCTGAGTTTCATGGTAAAACATCCGGAATGCGCAGCGGCAATCAGTTCTTCAGGGTTTGTGCCCACACCATTTTCAAAACGAGAACTAAAGGAATACTGTGTCTGATTTAGCACTGTACTTTGGGTGGAAAGATGCCCATGGCCTTCTTTTCCGGTGCCCTGCCAGAAAGCAGTTGCTGATCTTTTCATAGGTAATATATGGATTGATGTGAAAAAATAAATGCGTTAGCTACCCAATAGCAATCGACTCACAAATATAATTGGGAATAATGCCGTAGGCTTCAATGAGTATTTCGGCGCGGTTGGGAAGGGTATTGCCTGAAAGAACCAGGGCCGTATCCATCCCAAACTTATTCCCTCCCATAATATCTGTGTGAAGGGTATCTCCTACCATCAGGATTTCATTCTTTTGAATGGGGCGCTCTTTCTGAATATGTTCGAAAGCAAAGTTAAACATTTGCGCATCAGGTTTACCAAAACGGATAAATTTCTTTCCCACAATATGCTCCATCATATTGGCAATAGACCCTACCGCTACGGCAAGGTCGTATTTTGAAACCGGGTATGCAGCATCTGTATTGGCGACGATGACAGGCATATTTTTGATACGCACGAGGTTAATCGCCTTATTGATGTCGTGATTCCAGTCATATCCTTCATCGTCGAGGAGGACAAGCGCACTGATCTTGTCAGCATCTTCGAGTTCCAGATCGCGAATGGATATAGCCTTCAACCCAATGGCCTCCACATAATGCGCAGATTGCGGTGTACCCAGATAAGCGATAACGCCTGATTTGACTTTAAGCCGGAGGTATTCGCGGGCGATCATTCCGGAGGAAATGATTTTATGCTCATTGATCTCCGCGATCCCCCGCTCCTGATATACTGATGCAAGGGCCAGCGGGCTCCGGGATGCATCATTGGTAAGGATATAAAAATCGATA
Proteins encoded in this region:
- a CDS encoding NAD(P)/FAD-dependent oxidoreductase: MRRRDFIKTGSILAAGLPAISAAPYIQRQPEVIILGAGLAGLGAALRLQEMGAKYTVLEARNRIGGRVNSHTISPENGLTVELGAEWIGESHTELLSLCESFGLEILDHRFDTALLLNGSYSKANDWSWEAGHKKLEEQLKAFTSASAKEEKSLDTTDWWRYLKTLGLSERDLEIRELLDSTDFGETIRNVSAFSALSEYAYSSPKNEMDYIVKGGNSKIIEKLADKTGRENIHTSHKVTRVSQSSGRVTVTCENGKTFTADKVICTLPTFAISQIQWEPAFPEAKQEAISALQYCRIMKFSVLFSERFWKEEAFDLITDTPAHYFFHSTKLQPGKEGVLTAYATGDKAYLMSKMSPQQRKKMVAEALDIPFGKVDDYILKVAGYYWGNDPLTQGAYAIYDTNQWFTLLPVLHKPFRHIHFAGEHIAEWQGFMEGAFVTGKEAAEAVG
- a CDS encoding OsmC family protein; amino-acid sequence: MKRSATAFWQGTGKEGHGHLSTQSTVLNQTQYSFSSRFENGVGTNPEELIAAAHSGCFTMKLSFNLSGAGFIPDQLETRCIITLENGAVTSSQLTLSAKVPGISEEKFAELVKDAELNCPISKLLNTEISVEYTLNA
- a CDS encoding HAD-IIA family hydrolase → MHLHDFKSVAQNYRAIFFDAYGVLKNHKGLIPGVEQTFQFLKENDIDFYILTNDASRSPLALASVYQERGIAEINEHKIISSGMIAREYLRLKVKSGVIAYLGTPQSAHYVEAIGLKAISIRDLELEDADKISALVLLDDEGYDWNHDINKAINLVRIKNMPVIVANTDAAYPVSKYDLAVAVGSIANMMEHIVGKKFIRFGKPDAQMFNFAFEHIQKERPIQKNEILMVGDTLHTDIMGGNKFGMDTALVLSGNTLPNRAEILIEAYGIIPNYICESIAIG